Proteins from a single region of Mycoplasma leachii PG50:
- a CDS encoding ABC transporter permease, whose product MKNLYLMLKQGVKWILKFKLQLVVIIVLTFIASIILTISFTTNKRLSSDYDQVVNNQNSPKFDSTYQITVGSKAKPKKDDPLFVPIFDFVNKQYTGFKDEGYDNFNLTFNDIYGEKNLLTITTSSKEFKDAWASKKDVFVYNKNSDDKKQIANQQQDFDFAINDAFFNTMADLLSKNDSAIKNTVIGRYTQSNPNWYKHFYNKEKNIKSNWSNFIKNKAKIQSLKNTNPDDLKTYFYSYYAFESLSQYFFKTIQTFLQDDKNELSQQTFTHQEDAYKYFYEFLFGKYFDENNKKPSYKNDYIATKDNLYTLTFDSSVPTSEFQKMKFLIKSENKDDHKQKDQNFFTQLVKQGFKGILRPLQITYHNTGNETDITNVIQYSETQELRGFVSNSNIYSQNVKELPEIFKNNSFVDILAMNADPFANIGEKSVNFYTSKTNDLETTVASDFPITAAFLTHHKLTALANGYDLYIRPETIFNDPITKKTFRIVDITNKDFTNYIILDGQTPSSASEITISKQFAKANKIQIGDRLTLGNAKGLIVTGYAVDTYSFFPTSDPNVPLPKSDSGGLIYADFATINQILGDGNSATGNDQTSTFNFFLIKKNNSLNIKNVFFDHFSVANRIRDNILAKQKGTEIQTFYQEHKFSNSWYSLNWTLYQKIAFWYSLATFLTASLIALVSALAVFVGVIKSIQANSKQIGILKANGASSVTISWSYVSYAVILVFIAIPLGWMAGTMLQVPFVAIFKDYFSFQTNVLIYDWLAPLISIIIFGVLIGVFSFLVALFHIKKPVLDIIKSSKKWSKPKITDWLHKRIFKKPRFATLLMLKLTESGKKPFSLLLVLVFVGTLFVSAGVAIPSVTKYAKDNYFKKVNYDNQYEIYNSLSNSPLGKDVFNFWNGHEQIDNTYKEIKDPSGTINYYENPNSYTLSNQNSSVLPQLIYKINTNKDNDSNNAEILTPYKSIIKEYLKTGVSNLYKNLLDWASYQISISNGKSISIGTIEQLYAYILNDADLNERFKNDIDKVKETNNVTQPLTQFVGELLKTIFKDKVQTTGEWKEKILNLILGYSPSFIKSYLTSESRRSQFSFGWQKQTIIPQKDQLATIFKPKSNNVETNYSILGLDKNQQTYKLTDKQKNQLFLSNNQVQKLYQIINNPYDKNQNNDIYLNNIKVYDHKTNTLTIPTIVNKNLNYKLNKFGDNIISNLSANNIQLSYKTRNNDFNALPKQAWIYDDSDYLKTEYVNKHTKWEDQPIQIINNKNNSSSYGYEVVENNNEKYYYLNPYNLDVNKFTQRQVIDIWSNNSNSSLVAKQHKNIVDESPLFGDFVINNNGQITKSFIRPYYQLRNLLLFVPITDQVSWEDFVLYASGWSKSTEHGLDIKKVISDLDKTDDHTRNYKYPAIKKLNASLVPQSVKNGWQSVIKDLKSDTAYLAIRPYDFSIQQEKWANNHYEYFILDNNTKKILGVNPPSADKSIPNILLNSVPHFYRRAVGKRKSIPAILKLQDKNVNYINKDLKIKLQKVDDIDIYGKAYALVDSDLANMLYGFDISRSTNYDYRPFDTSKIIKKGELFNTYKTTNWLKVNNKDPWKQAFINQKDTFSYSPHYYYNTIFSNSSEPLIITSSVSLISEQRLGIAILDLMNLSDYKAGIVDVDFTFETKQLLNQIAKTAIYIAIIIITAIMLCASLLVMLITDIYISQYKSFMIMLRSMGYTNTQVMFYTLGITTIFSLLISFITTIIVFSSTSIIDKVFSANGFSIPINVYWVSVVFCILLILVSFFTSLWVSTKRVRNAEPSTMLSEVDE is encoded by the coding sequence ATGAAAAATTTATATTTAATGCTAAAACAGGGAGTAAAATGAATTTTAAAATTCAAGCTTCAACTAGTTGTTATTATAGTTTTGACTTTTATTGCTTCAATTATTTTAACAATTTCTTTTACCACTAATAAAAGATTAAGTTCAGATTATGATCAAGTTGTCAATAACCAAAACTCTCCTAAATTCGATTCAACTTATCAAATAACAGTTGGAAGTAAAGCTAAACCTAAAAAAGATGACCCTTTATTTGTTCCTATTTTTGATTTTGTAAATAAACAATACACCGGATTTAAAGATGAAGGTTATGATAACTTCAATCTAACTTTTAATGATATTTATGGTGAAAAAAACCTTTTAACAATTACAACAAGTTCAAAGGAATTTAAAGATGCTTGGGCAAGTAAAAAAGATGTTTTTGTATATAACAAAAATAGTGATGATAAAAAGCAAATAGCAAATCAACAACAAGATTTTGACTTTGCTATAAATGATGCGTTTTTTAATACAATGGCTGATTTGCTTTCAAAAAATGATTCAGCTATTAAAAATACTGTAATTGGTAGATATACTCAATCTAATCCAAATTGATATAAGCATTTTTATAATAAAGAAAAGAATATTAAAAGTAACTGATCTAATTTTATTAAAAATAAAGCTAAAATTCAAAGTTTAAAAAATACTAATCCAGATGATTTAAAAACTTACTTTTACTCATATTATGCTTTTGAATCACTTTCTCAATATTTCTTTAAGACCATTCAAACATTTTTACAAGATGATAAAAATGAATTAAGTCAGCAAACTTTTACACACCAAGAAGATGCATACAAATATTTCTATGAATTTTTATTTGGTAAATATTTTGATGAAAATAACAAAAAACCAAGCTATAAAAATGACTATATTGCAACTAAAGACAACCTTTATACTCTAACTTTTGATTCAAGTGTGCCAACTAGTGAATTTCAAAAAATGAAATTCTTAATTAAATCAGAAAATAAAGACGACCATAAACAAAAAGATCAAAATTTCTTCACACAATTAGTTAAACAAGGTTTTAAAGGTATTTTAAGACCACTTCAAATTACTTATCATAATACTGGTAATGAAACTGATATTACTAATGTAATTCAATATAGTGAAACTCAAGAACTAAGAGGTTTTGTTTCAAATTCAAATATTTATTCTCAGAATGTAAAAGAACTACCTGAAATATTTAAAAATAATAGTTTTGTAGATATATTAGCTATGAATGCTGATCCGTTTGCAAATATTGGTGAAAAATCTGTTAATTTCTATACTAGTAAAACAAATGATCTTGAAACAACAGTTGCTTCAGATTTTCCAATCACAGCTGCATTTTTAACTCATCATAAACTAACTGCTTTAGCTAATGGTTATGATTTATACATTAGACCTGAAACTATATTTAATGACCCAATTACTAAAAAAACATTTAGAATTGTTGATATTACTAATAAAGATTTTACTAATTACATAATTTTAGACGGACAAACTCCAAGTAGTGCTAGTGAAATAACAATAAGTAAACAATTTGCAAAAGCTAATAAAATTCAAATTGGTGATCGTTTAACTTTAGGTAATGCTAAGGGATTAATTGTTACAGGTTATGCAGTTGATACTTATTCATTTTTCCCAACTTCAGATCCAAATGTTCCTTTACCAAAATCTGATTCTGGTGGTTTAATATATGCTGATTTTGCAACTATTAATCAAATTTTAGGTGATGGAAATTCAGCAACAGGAAATGATCAAACTTCAACATTTAATTTCTTTTTAATTAAAAAAAATAATTCTTTAAATATTAAAAATGTCTTTTTTGATCATTTTTCAGTAGCAAATAGAATCAGAGATAATATTTTAGCTAAACAAAAAGGAACTGAAATTCAAACATTTTATCAAGAACATAAATTTAGTAATTCTTGATATTCTTTAAACTGAACTTTATATCAAAAAATTGCATTTTGATATTCATTAGCTACATTTCTAACAGCTAGTTTAATCGCTCTTGTTTCAGCACTAGCTGTATTTGTTGGAGTTATTAAGTCAATTCAAGCAAACTCTAAACAAATTGGTATTTTAAAAGCAAATGGAGCTTCAAGTGTAACTATTTCATGGTCATATGTTTCATATGCTGTGATTTTAGTTTTTATAGCAATACCTTTAGGTTGAATGGCTGGAACAATGTTACAAGTTCCTTTTGTTGCTATTTTTAAAGATTATTTTAGTTTTCAAACAAATGTATTAATTTATGATTGATTAGCACCTTTAATATCTATTATTATTTTTGGAGTTTTAATTGGAGTATTTTCGTTTTTAGTTGCTTTATTTCATATTAAAAAACCAGTTCTAGATATTATAAAAAGTTCTAAAAAATGATCTAAACCAAAAATTACAGATTGATTACATAAGCGTATTTTTAAAAAACCTAGATTTGCTACTTTATTAATGCTAAAACTAACTGAATCTGGTAAAAAACCATTTAGTTTGTTATTAGTATTAGTGTTTGTTGGAACTTTATTTGTTTCAGCTGGTGTAGCTATTCCTAGTGTTACTAAATATGCTAAAGATAATTACTTTAAAAAAGTTAATTATGATAATCAGTATGAAATTTATAATAGTTTATCAAATAGCCCATTGGGAAAAGATGTATTTAATTTTTGAAATGGTCATGAACAAATTGATAATACTTATAAAGAGATTAAAGATCCTAGTGGAACTATTAATTATTATGAAAATCCAAATAGTTATACTTTATCAAATCAAAACTCTTCAGTTCTACCTCAACTAATTTATAAAATTAATACTAATAAAGATAATGATTCTAATAATGCTGAAATCCTTACTCCATATAAATCAATTATTAAAGAATATTTAAAAACTGGAGTTTCTAATTTATATAAAAACTTATTAGATTGAGCTTCATATCAAATTAGTATTTCTAATGGTAAAAGCATTTCAATTGGTACAATAGAACAACTTTATGCTTATATTTTAAATGATGCTGATTTAAACGAACGTTTTAAAAATGACATAGATAAAGTTAAAGAAACTAATAATGTTACTCAACCTTTAACCCAGTTTGTTGGAGAACTTTTAAAAACTATTTTTAAAGATAAAGTGCAAACTACAGGAGAGTGAAAAGAAAAAATTTTAAATTTAATTTTAGGTTATTCTCCTTCATTTATTAAATCTTATTTAACAAGTGAATCTCGAAGAAGTCAATTTTCTTTTGGTTGACAAAAACAAACTATAATTCCACAAAAAGATCAATTAGCAACTATTTTTAAACCTAAATCAAATAATGTTGAAACTAATTATAGTATTTTAGGATTAGATAAAAATCAACAAACTTATAAGTTAACTGATAAACAAAAAAATCAACTATTTTTATCAAATAACCAAGTTCAAAAACTTTATCAAATTATTAATAATCCTTATGATAAAAATCAAAACAATGATATTTATTTAAATAATATTAAAGTTTATGATCATAAAACAAATACTTTAACTATTCCAACTATTGTTAATAAAAACTTAAATTATAAATTAAATAAATTTGGTGATAATATCATTTCAAATTTATCTGCAAATAACATTCAACTATCATATAAAACAAGAAATAATGATTTTAATGCTTTACCAAAACAAGCTTGAATATATGATGATTCAGATTATTTAAAAACTGAATATGTAAATAAACATACTAAATGAGAAGATCAACCAATTCAAATTATTAATAATAAAAACAACAGTTCTTCTTATGGATATGAAGTAGTAGAAAATAATAATGAAAAATACTACTATTTAAATCCTTATAATTTAGATGTTAATAAATTTACTCAAAGACAAGTTATAGATATTTGATCTAATAATTCAAATAGTTCTTTAGTTGCAAAACAACATAAAAATATTGTTGATGAGTCTCCTTTATTTGGTGATTTTGTAATTAATAATAATGGACAAATTACAAAATCATTTATAAGACCATATTATCAGTTAAGAAACTTATTATTATTTGTTCCAATAACTGATCAAGTTAGTTGAGAAGACTTTGTTTTATATGCAAGTGGATGAAGTAAAAGTACAGAACACGGATTAGATATTAAAAAAGTTATTAGTGATTTAGATAAAACTGATGATCATACAAGAAACTATAAATACCCAGCTATTAAAAAACTAAATGCTAGTTTAGTTCCACAATCAGTTAAAAATGGTTGACAATCAGTAATTAAAGATCTTAAATCTGATACTGCTTATTTAGCTATTAGACCTTATGATTTTTCTATTCAACAAGAAAAATGAGCAAATAATCATTATGAGTATTTTATTTTAGATAATAATACTAAAAAAATTCTTGGAGTTAATCCACCTTCAGCTGATAAATCTATTCCAAACATTTTATTAAATTCAGTTCCTCATTTTTATAGAAGAGCTGTTGGAAAAAGAAAAAGTATTCCAGCAATTTTAAAACTACAAGATAAAAATGTTAATTATATAAATAAAGATTTAAAAATCAAATTACAAAAAGTTGATGATATTGATATTTATGGAAAAGCTTATGCTTTAGTTGATTCTGATTTAGCTAATATGTTGTATGGATTTGATATTAGTAGATCAACTAATTATGACTATCGCCCATTTGATACTTCTAAAATCATTAAAAAAGGTGAATTATTTAATACTTATAAAACTACAAATTGATTAAAAGTAAATAATAAAGATCCTTGAAAACAAGCGTTTATTAATCAAAAAGATACGTTTAGTTATTCACCACATTATTATTACAATACTATATTTTCAAATTCTAGTGAACCTTTAATTATTACTAGTTCAGTTTCATTAATTTCAGAACAAAGATTAGGAATTGCAATTTTAGATTTAATGAATCTAAGTGATTATAAAGCAGGTATAGTTGATGTTGATTTTACTTTTGAAACTAAACAACTATTAAATCAAATAGCTAAAACTGCTATTTATATAGCAATAATTATAATTACAGCAATTATGTTATGTGCTTCATTATTAGTCATGCTAATAACTGATATTTATATTTCTCAATATAAATCATTTATGATAATGTTAAGATCAATGGGATATACAAATACTCAAGTAATGTTTTACACACTTGGAATAACTACTATATTTAGTTTATTAATTTCATTTATTACAACAATAATAGTCTTTAGTAGTACTTCAATAATTGATAAGGTCTTTTCAGCAAATGGCTTTTCAATTCCAATTAATGTATATTGAGTATCAGTAGTATTTTGTATTTTACTAATTTTAGTATCATTCTTTACTTCTTTATGAGTTTCAACAAAAAGAGTAAGAAATGCTGAACCAAGTACAATGCTAAGCGAAGTTGATGAATAA
- a CDS encoding STREFT protein has translation MLKFIKNSKWWVIIISIFAIFFSSFGIFAKSYVDSNKQKVVNKIQNYVQASSYAVQSRILKETENLNEDYLNEKIGKKSLLNEFNSDFIWRPNNSKTTSSDTISDLWKTYFGSSNNVLNKNLQIQYKNNNEYKNIESSKGEITPKNIDFLLSISKSAEKFLNGFAPSLASLGLSFLQNKVLNNRDDSKLQSYKDGINKFADVIENNKDLFSYLGKLFTPEPLEKDYYKDLTVQQALVKNINQIAAVIADNKEFAKETEVDKIPEALDKILAELGLDSLGEIIGELISSKNGFQNLGKIFSKIKNIFTSQNFQKLKTKGLELINKITPYLVTYLYSEIFFGLYYVTHEEFKNPSDLTKQKVNVSDFSALVNNKIDLNVLINGFLKVLKDKKSFDRFYNFIFKRFNENEIFNSKNNIGSNNGVGNLIFDLINWVEKKLHNFSNLLETLIKFVDFAMSDEKIKKTFEENIKNFITKKLNELGTPLGKWHVEIKNGILNISASSLWLGSLTAKIEVFSKDGIIPKIIDVLKKIHGIINDSSETIIKHIKEIFYLAKDNILDFSITSKNISEIIMTFKELLINKKILNVNVKALFIKLLDISSIYDILELPYSNSALKWILERFAKDKIEPHLKKIKSISETLQKNKFIQNADKIKEQLPKYLDLFSSHFKKYEKSSDLKFNLNISLYKGNIIEDLILKWINFLLQDAENKENPLLPIIRLITKKNSLKTLDDIKNEWVSKITNISKKIESFQNISKIRDKKIDIPKELLKYFGLESINNQTILRLLEILGKYFDDYLSKNPNKVVGVNISSLGKVLTALTIKVGVEYRPENKDKNFLYSKDIKENKTKTILKALVYGFDTHDNSSDVGSDSIKNRKPESYYNWDKIHFYINGSSQAITLDRTKLKDDSSYSPLHMLLGINPDKSSYLKDSLGYVFGTLFGGLPASDSNYQLSIENKTDVTSILNVFNYVLDKKDKELKKQEEQIATKYYDKNAWSTKILSSNENEIIYQLIRLKSSDTKESKRLGTRFEVRLLKNKNNPYWSINRVIALGYKAV, from the coding sequence ATGTTAAAATTTATTAAAAATAGTAAGTGATGAGTAATTATAATCTCTATTTTTGCTATCTTTTTTAGTAGTTTTGGAATTTTTGCAAAAAGTTATGTAGATTCAAACAAACAAAAAGTAGTTAATAAGATTCAAAATTATGTTCAAGCTAGCTCATATGCAGTTCAATCTAGAATTTTAAAAGAAACAGAAAATCTTAATGAAGATTATCTTAATGAAAAAATCGGAAAAAAATCATTGTTAAATGAGTTTAACAGTGATTTTATTTGACGACCAAATAATAGTAAAACTACTTCTTCTGATACTATTTCAGATCTTTGAAAAACTTATTTTGGTTCATCTAATAATGTATTAAATAAGAATCTGCAAATTCAATATAAAAATAATAATGAGTATAAAAATATAGAGAGTTCAAAAGGAGAAATAACTCCAAAAAATATTGATTTTTTATTAAGTATAAGTAAATCAGCTGAAAAGTTTTTAAATGGTTTTGCTCCTTCTTTAGCTTCTTTAGGTTTATCTTTTTTACAAAATAAAGTTTTGAATAATAGAGATGATTCTAAACTTCAAAGTTATAAAGATGGAATAAATAAATTTGCTGATGTTATTGAAAATAACAAAGATCTTTTTAGTTATTTAGGTAAATTATTTACTCCTGAACCATTAGAAAAAGATTATTATAAAGACCTTACTGTCCAACAAGCTTTAGTTAAAAATATTAATCAAATAGCAGCAGTAATTGCTGATAATAAGGAATTTGCTAAAGAAACTGAAGTTGATAAAATTCCTGAAGCATTAGATAAAATTTTAGCAGAATTAGGTTTAGATTCTTTAGGTGAAATTATTGGTGAACTAATTAGTAGTAAAAATGGTTTTCAAAATTTAGGAAAAATTTTTAGCAAAATTAAAAATATTTTTACATCACAAAACTTTCAAAAATTAAAAACAAAAGGTTTAGAATTAATAAATAAAATTACACCATATTTAGTTACTTATTTATATTCAGAAATCTTTTTTGGTTTATATTATGTCACTCATGAAGAATTTAAAAATCCAAGTGATTTAACAAAGCAAAAAGTTAATGTTAGTGATTTTTCAGCCTTAGTTAATAATAAAATTGATTTAAATGTATTAATAAATGGTTTTCTAAAAGTATTAAAGGATAAAAAAAGTTTTGATAGATTTTATAATTTTATTTTTAAGCGTTTTAATGAAAATGAAATATTTAATAGCAAAAATAATATAGGCTCAAATAATGGTGTTGGAAATTTAATATTTGATTTAATTAATTGAGTAGAAAAAAAATTACATAATTTTTCTAATTTATTAGAAACATTAATAAAATTTGTTGATTTTGCTATGTCTGATGAAAAAATTAAGAAAACATTTGAAGAAAATATTAAAAATTTTATTACAAAAAAATTAAATGAATTAGGAACACCATTAGGCAAATGGCATGTAGAAATTAAAAATGGGATACTAAATATTTCTGCTAGTTCTTTATGATTAGGGAGTTTAACAGCTAAAATAGAAGTTTTTAGCAAAGATGGTATAATACCTAAGATAATTGATGTTCTTAAAAAAATTCATGGCATTATCAATGATTCATCTGAAACAATAATAAAACATATAAAAGAAATTTTTTATCTAGCAAAGGATAATATTTTAGATTTTTCTATAACATCAAAAAATATATCTGAAATTATAATGACATTTAAAGAATTGCTTATAAATAAGAAAATATTAAATGTTAATGTCAAAGCTCTTTTTATAAAATTGTTGGATATAAGTTCAATATATGACATATTAGAATTACCATATTCAAATAGTGCATTAAAGTGAATTCTTGAAAGATTTGCAAAGGATAAAATTGAACCACATTTAAAAAAAATTAAATCTATTTCTGAAACATTGCAAAAAAATAAATTTATACAAAATGCAGATAAGATAAAAGAACAACTTCCTAAATATTTAGATTTATTTTCTAGTCATTTTAAAAAATATGAAAAATCTAGTGACTTAAAATTTAATCTAAATATTAGTTTATATAAAGGTAATATAATTGAAGACCTCATTCTAAAATGAATTAATTTCTTATTACAAGATGCAGAAAATAAGGAAAATCCATTACTTCCTATAATAAGATTAATTACTAAAAAGAATAGTTTAAAAACTTTAGATGATATTAAAAATGAATGAGTATCTAAAATAACTAATATTTCTAAAAAAATAGAAAGTTTTCAAAATATATCAAAAATTAGAGATAAAAAAATTGATATTCCAAAAGAATTATTAAAATACTTTGGATTAGAAAGTATAAATAACCAAACCATTTTACGGCTTCTAGAAATTTTAGGTAAATACTTTGATGATTATTTATCTAAAAACCCTAATAAAGTAGTTGGAGTTAATATTTCAAGTCTTGGAAAAGTTCTTACTGCTTTAACTATAAAAGTTGGTGTTGAATATAGACCAGAAAACAAAGATAAAAATTTCTTGTATAGCAAAGATATTAAAGAAAATAAAACTAAAACTATTCTTAAAGCTCTGGTTTATGGATTTGATACTCATGATAATAGTAGTGATGTAGGTTCTGATTCTATTAAAAATAGAAAGCCAGAATCTTATTATAATTGAGATAAAATTCATTTTTATATTAATGGATCTAGTCAAGCTATTACTTTAGATAGAACCAAATTAAAAGATGATTCATCTTATTCTCCTTTACATATGCTATTAGGAATAAATCCTGATAAAAGTTCATATTTAAAAGATTCACTGGGTTATGTATTTGGTACTTTATTTGGTGGATTACCAGCAAGCGATTCAAATTATCAACTTTCAATTGAAAACAAAACTGATGTAACTTCAATTCTTAATGTATTTAATTATGTTTTAGATAAAAAAGACAAAGAACTTAAAAAGCAAGAAGAACAAATTGCTACTAAATATTATGATAAAAACGCTTGGTCAACTAAAATATTAAGTAGTAATGAAAATGAAATTATTTATCAATTAATTAGATTAAAATCTTCAGATACTAAAGAATCTAAAAGATTAGGTACTAGATTTGAAGTTAGATTATTAAAAAATAAAAATAATCCTTATTGATCAATTAATAGAGTTATAGCTCTAGGTTATAAAGCAGTTTAA
- a CDS encoding Hsp33 family molecular chaperone HslO — translation MDLKIRAISNKYNLRISIVDASETIKEITDLQQSNVLANMVFSKFICCSTLIGMQFKNKEKTYVNWNAPNSLTKTMIAEYHDSKIRAYIQNKNVNIDNFNNKDLNEIICLIASNTGDLIVSRDLNLKEPYVSNIEIEYGNIDYDFMKYFNQSNQTKSFITTEVKFDDNLEIKKVVGILVEMLPNYTKEDLDYISEKLGNTNYVKDVLVKSTNYYAIVKEIDNDATILDQSTISFECTCSYQKVLSTLNLLNPNDLKDIIKDDKPVEVVCDFCNQKYNIQIQDVLTLLN, via the coding sequence ATGGATCTAAAAATAAGAGCAATTAGTAACAAATATAATTTAAGAATTTCAATAGTTGATGCTTCTGAAACTATAAAAGAAATTACAGATTTACAACAATCAAATGTATTAGCTAATATGGTTTTTTCTAAGTTTATTTGTTGTTCAACTTTAATTGGAATGCAATTTAAAAATAAAGAAAAGACTTATGTTAATTGAAATGCACCAAATTCTTTAACTAAAACTATGATAGCTGAGTATCATGATAGTAAAATTAGAGCTTATATACAAAATAAAAATGTAAATATTGATAATTTTAATAATAAAGATCTTAATGAAATTATTTGTTTAATTGCTTCTAATACAGGTGACTTAATAGTAAGTAGAGATTTAAATTTAAAAGAACCATATGTTTCAAATATAGAAATTGAATATGGAAATATTGATTATGATTTTATGAAGTATTTTAATCAATCAAATCAAACTAAATCATTTATAACAACTGAAGTTAAATTTGATGATAATTTAGAAATTAAAAAAGTAGTTGGAATTTTAGTTGAAATGCTTCCAAATTATACAAAAGAAGATTTAGACTATATTTCAGAAAAACTAGGTAATACAAATTATGTAAAAGATGTACTAGTTAAATCAACTAATTATTATGCTATTGTTAAAGAAATTGATAATGATGCTACTATTTTAGATCAATCAACAATTAGTTTTGAATGTACTTGTTCTTATCAAAAAGTTTTATCAACACTAAATCTTTTAAACCCAAATGATTTAAAAGATATTATTAAAGATGATAAACCTGTAGAAGTTGTATGCGATTTTTGTAATCAAAAATACAATATTCAGATACAAGACGTCCTAACATTATTAAATTAA
- a CDS encoding ABC transporter ATP-binding protein gives MAKDKKKTEVSEVSINIQQIQPISKSKKDDLEIVEKKKKIKSVKTESFSSTQADQREYIIIPNEQNFEPGIKGLKQKQKLQKQLTSKYSKDILNKEHIITTQNYKPDLNKHIIELKNVKKSYITGDLETPVLKGIDIKLDKSDFIVILGPSGSGKTTFLNIISGLDKASEGDVFVLGSNLSLLKDSHMTKFRRKTVGFVFQQYNLLTNLTAKENVEVGENLSSKKNGMSIDEIFETIGMKDQMNKYPHQMSGGQQQRVSIARALAKNPDILFADEPTGALDEKMGRKVLEILVKVNKEYKTTVIVVTHNPNIAKIANTVIHIKNGIIDNLEHNAHPADPQTIEWA, from the coding sequence ATGGCTAAAGACAAGAAAAAAACTGAGGTCTCTGAGGTTTCTATTAATATTCAACAAATTCAACCAATTAGTAAATCTAAAAAAGATGACCTTGAAATAGTTGAAAAAAAGAAAAAAATAAAATCAGTTAAAACTGAGTCTTTTTCATCAACTCAAGCAGATCAAAGAGAATATATAATTATTCCAAATGAACAAAATTTTGAACCAGGAATTAAAGGGCTAAAACAAAAACAAAAGCTTCAAAAGCAATTAACTAGTAAATATTCAAAAGATATTTTAAATAAAGAGCATATAATCACTACTCAAAACTACAAACCAGATTTAAATAAACATATTATTGAATTAAAAAATGTTAAAAAATCTTATATTACTGGTGATTTAGAAACCCCTGTTTTAAAAGGTATTGATATTAAATTAGATAAATCAGATTTTATTGTTATTTTGGGACCTTCTGGATCAGGAAAAACTACTTTTTTAAATATTATTTCAGGTTTAGATAAAGCTAGTGAAGGTGATGTTTTTGTTTTAGGATCTAATCTTTCTTTATTAAAAGACTCTCACATGACTAAGTTTAGAAGAAAAACTGTTGGGTTTGTTTTTCAACAATATAACTTATTGACCAATTTAACTGCTAAAGAAAATGTTGAAGTCGGAGAAAATCTTTCAAGTAAAAAAAATGGAATGTCAATTGATGAAATTTTTGAAACAATTGGAATGAAAGATCAAATGAACAAATATCCTCATCAAATGTCAGGAGGACAACAGCAACGTGTTTCAATAGCAAGAGCATTGGCTAAAAATCCAGATATTTTATTTGCTGATGAGCCAACTGGAGCACTAGATGAAAAAATGGGACGTAAAGTTCTAGAAATTTTAGTTAAAGTTAATAAAGAGTATAAAACTACTGTTATTGTAGTTACTCACAACCCAAATATTGCTAAAATTGCAAACACTGTAATTCATATTAAAAATGGAATTATTGATAATTTAGAACATAATGCACATCCAGCTGATCCACAAACCATTGAATGAGCCTAG
- a CDS encoding FMN-dependent NADH-azoreductase, producing the protein MSKVLVLKTTAQADEVSNSVALTNRFLEEYKKFNPDDEIIIVDLNKDEVGTSILTSETFPTFYQQEVTKKYINLLKSVDKLVIACPMYNFSTPVTLKSFIDHVSVANETFSYKYSKKGDAIGLITNLKAQILGVQGAPLGWYPWGQHTQYVEGAMRFLGIEFNKTVLLAGVKVAPLLELTPAQRVETIIDEVIQAAKTF; encoded by the coding sequence ATGAGTAAAGTTCTTGTTTTAAAAACAACAGCTCAAGCAGATGAAGTATCTAATTCTGTTGCCTTAACTAACAGATTTTTAGAAGAATATAAAAAATTTAACCCAGATGATGAAATTATTATTGTTGATTTAAATAAAGATGAAGTTGGAACTAGTATTTTAACTTCAGAAACATTCCCAACATTTTATCAACAAGAAGTTACTAAAAAATATATTAATTTATTAAAAAGTGTAGATAAATTAGTAATTGCTTGTCCGATGTATAATTTTTCAACTCCAGTAACATTAAAATCATTTATTGATCATGTTTCAGTTGCTAATGAAACATTTTCATACAAGTATTCTAAAAAAGGAGATGCAATTGGTTTAATTACTAATTTAAAAGCTCAAATTTTAGGAGTTCAAGGAGCACCATTAGGATGATATCCTTGAGGACAACACACTCAATATGTTGAAGGGGCTATGAGATTTTTAGGAATCGAATTTAATAAAACTGTTTTATTAGCAGGAGTAAAAGTAGCACCATTATTAGAACTAACTCCAGCTCAAAGAGTAGAAACAATTATTGATGAAGTTATACAAGCAGCTAAAACTTTTTAA